The Corynebacterium comes genome window below encodes:
- the infC gene encoding translation initiation factor IF-3, whose amino-acid sequence MYHVSSYFEESHISAEARINERIRVPEVRLVGPGGEQVGIVRTDDARKLAYEADLDLVEVAPEAKPPVAKIMDYGKFKYEQAQKARESRKNQQQTVVKEQKFRPKIDIHDYETKKGNVIRFLEKGSKVKVTIMFRGREQSRPELGYRLLERLASEVAEYGVVETRAKQDGRNMTMVLGPVRKGKK is encoded by the coding sequence ATGTATCACGTATCCAGCTACTTTGAGGAGTCACACATCAGCGCTGAAGCTCGCATTAATGAGCGTATCCGAGTTCCCGAGGTCCGCCTTGTCGGCCCAGGCGGTGAGCAGGTGGGAATCGTCCGTACGGATGATGCCCGCAAGCTCGCATACGAGGCAGATCTCGACCTGGTTGAGGTCGCCCCGGAAGCTAAGCCGCCGGTCGCCAAGATCATGGACTACGGAAAGTTCAAGTACGAGCAGGCCCAGAAGGCCCGCGAGTCTCGCAAGAACCAGCAGCAGACTGTGGTCAAGGAGCAGAAGTTCCGCCCCAAGATCGACATTCATGACTACGAGACCAAAAAGGGCAACGTGATCCGCTTCCTGGAGAAGGGGTCCAAGGTCAAGGTGACCATCATGTTCCGCGGTCGCGAGCAGTCCCGACCGGAGCTGGGTTACCGGCTCCTGGAGCGACTGGCCTCCGAAGTCGCTGAGTACGGTGTCGTCGAGACCCGCGCGAAGCAGGACGGCCGCAACATGACCATGGTCCTGGGGCCTGTCCGCAAGGGCAAGAAGTAG
- the rpmI gene encoding 50S ribosomal protein L35 has protein sequence MKQKTHKGTAKRIKITGSGKLRREQAGRRHLLEGKASTRTRRLKGTVDVAPADVKRMKRLLGKA, from the coding sequence ATGAAGCAGAAGACCCACAAGGGCACCGCCAAGCGCATTAAGATCACCGGGTCCGGCAAGTTGCGTCGCGAGCAGGCCGGCCGTCGCCACCTCCTCGAGGGCAAGGCCTCCACCCGCACCCGTCGCCTGAAGGGCACCGTCGACGTGGCCCCGGCCGACGTCAAGCGCATGAAGCGCCTCCTCGGCAAGGCCTGA
- the rplT gene encoding 50S ribosomal protein L20, translated as MARVKRSVNAKKKRRAILKSAKGYRGQRSRLYRKAKEQWLHSMTYAYRDRRARKSEFRKLWIQRINAGARMNDITYNRLIHGLRLAEIDVDRKILAELAVSDFAAFSVLCEAAKAALPEDVNAPRVAA; from the coding sequence GTGGCACGTGTCAAGCGGTCCGTCAATGCCAAGAAGAAGCGTCGCGCAATTCTGAAGTCCGCCAAGGGCTACCGCGGCCAGCGCTCCCGCCTTTACCGTAAGGCCAAGGAGCAGTGGCTGCACTCCATGACCTACGCCTACCGCGATCGTCGCGCGCGTAAGTCCGAGTTCCGCAAGCTGTGGATCCAGCGCATCAACGCTGGCGCCCGCATGAACGACATCACCTACAACCGTCTCATCCACGGCCTGCGCCTGGCTGAGATCGATGTCGACCGTAAGATCCTCGCCGAGCTCGCCGTCAGCGACTTCGCCGCTTTCTCCGTACTGTGCGAGGCCGCCAAGGCAGCCCTGCCGGAGGATGTCAACGCTCCGCGGGTCGCCGCTTAA
- a CDS encoding TM2 domain-containing protein yields MSMPFDQNQYGHQGHYDKDGLPVAPPTYLGEQRPAPHTPMYVALPQVAQQKSWVVAVLLAFFLGTLGVHNFYLGNTGRGVAQLSLTVLGWVTAIIIIGFFFLAIVGLWALIDFVLILLRSGSMSTDSRGVPLN; encoded by the coding sequence ATGTCCATGCCTTTCGACCAGAACCAGTACGGCCATCAGGGCCACTACGACAAGGACGGTCTGCCTGTCGCTCCTCCGACCTACCTGGGCGAGCAGCGTCCCGCCCCGCACACACCGATGTATGTCGCCCTTCCGCAGGTGGCCCAGCAGAAGTCCTGGGTGGTGGCGGTGCTGCTGGCCTTCTTCCTGGGCACCCTGGGCGTGCACAACTTCTACCTCGGCAACACCGGCCGGGGAGTGGCCCAGCTTTCCCTGACGGTACTGGGATGGGTGACCGCCATCATCATCATCGGCTTCTTCTTCCTGGCCATCGTCGGACTGTGGGCTCTCATCGACTTCGTCCTCATCCTCCTGCGTTCCGGTTCGATGAGCACGGACTCCCGCGGAGTGCCGCTGAACTGA
- a CDS encoding TrmH family RNA methyltransferase — protein MTLDFSDPFTERTPRIVEAAKLHRPAARKKANRFIVEGENAVEAAVATGAARDVFVTEQAAARYAEILITCGHMGVYVHPITDKAAKSLSDTVTTTGLFAVCEPVLWTAGKALRGRPKLVSVPVETSEPGNAGMLIRVSDAMGADAVIFAGESVDPQSSKAARASAGSLFHLPVARHPNVKDVLGQLRAAGLQILATSADGEVELEEAGELLAKPTAWLFGNEAHGLGKDLLAQADHRVRIPIRGQAESLNLATAASICLYESAQAQARARS, from the coding sequence ATGACTCTGGATTTCTCGGACCCTTTCACCGAACGCACACCCCGTATCGTCGAGGCCGCCAAACTGCACCGTCCGGCGGCGCGGAAGAAGGCCAACCGGTTCATCGTGGAGGGGGAGAACGCGGTGGAGGCCGCAGTGGCCACCGGCGCGGCACGCGACGTGTTCGTCACCGAGCAGGCCGCGGCGCGGTACGCGGAAATCCTCATCACCTGCGGCCACATGGGGGTCTACGTCCACCCCATCACCGACAAGGCGGCGAAGTCGCTCTCAGACACCGTGACCACCACGGGACTGTTCGCCGTGTGCGAGCCGGTGCTGTGGACGGCCGGCAAGGCGCTGCGGGGTCGACCGAAGCTGGTGTCGGTGCCGGTGGAGACATCGGAGCCGGGCAACGCCGGCATGCTCATCCGGGTGTCCGACGCGATGGGGGCGGACGCCGTGATCTTCGCCGGCGAGTCGGTGGACCCGCAGTCGAGCAAGGCCGCGCGTGCCTCCGCCGGGTCGCTCTTCCACCTGCCGGTCGCCAGGCACCCCAACGTCAAGGACGTCCTCGGCCAGCTGCGGGCAGCCGGCCTGCAGATCCTGGCCACCTCGGCCGACGGTGAGGTGGAGCTGGAAGAGGCAGGGGAACTGCTGGCGAAGCCCACCGCGTGGCTGTTCGGCAACGAGGCCCACGGGTTGGGGAAGGACCTGCTGGCGCAGGCGGATCACCGCGTGCGCATTCCCATCCGCGGTCAGGCGGAGTCCCTCAACCTGGCCACGGCGGCGTCGATCTGCCTGTATGAGTCGGCCCAGGCCCAGGCGCGTGCCCGCAGCTGA
- the pheS gene encoding phenylalanine--tRNA ligase subunit alpha, giving the protein MSETPEIELTEAGLNAAAETAIAAFDAAPDLESLAVARRDHLGDDAPIPQARRALGTLPKDQRKEAGRLVNMARGRVEKHFAEVHEALEIRQRAEQLVAEKVDVTVPTTRGQIGALHPITSLMETISDIFLGMGWEIEEGPEVEAEYFNFDALNFLPDHPARTLQDTFHVGAEDSLQVLRTHTSPVQIRSMFDRDVPLYIACPGRVFRTDELDATHTPVFHQVEGLAVDKGLTMAHLRGTLDHLAKTLFGPETKTRMRANFFPFTEPSAEVDVWFPNKKGGAGWIEWGGCGMVHPNVLKAVGVDPEVYTGFAFGMGLERTLQFRNGLSDMRDMVEGDVRFTLPFGIQK; this is encoded by the coding sequence GTGTCTGAGACTCCTGAAATTGAACTGACCGAGGCGGGGCTGAACGCCGCCGCCGAGACGGCGATCGCCGCCTTCGACGCCGCCCCGGATCTCGAGTCACTCGCCGTCGCCCGCCGCGACCACCTGGGCGATGATGCGCCGATCCCGCAGGCACGCCGTGCGCTGGGCACTCTGCCCAAGGACCAGCGCAAGGAGGCGGGCCGACTGGTGAACATGGCCCGCGGGCGCGTGGAGAAGCACTTCGCCGAGGTCCATGAGGCTCTGGAGATCCGGCAGCGCGCGGAGCAGCTGGTGGCCGAGAAGGTCGACGTCACCGTGCCGACGACCCGCGGGCAGATCGGTGCGCTGCACCCGATCACCTCGCTGATGGAGACCATCTCCGACATCTTCCTCGGGATGGGCTGGGAGATCGAGGAGGGCCCGGAGGTGGAGGCCGAGTACTTCAACTTCGACGCCCTGAACTTCCTGCCGGACCACCCGGCGCGCACCCTGCAGGACACCTTCCACGTCGGTGCGGAGGATTCCCTCCAGGTCCTGCGCACCCACACCTCGCCGGTGCAGATCCGTTCCATGTTCGACCGCGACGTGCCGCTCTACATCGCGTGCCCGGGCCGTGTGTTCCGCACCGATGAGCTCGACGCCACCCACACCCCGGTGTTCCATCAGGTCGAGGGGTTGGCGGTGGACAAGGGCCTGACCATGGCACATCTGCGCGGCACCCTGGATCACCTGGCCAAGACGCTGTTCGGCCCGGAGACGAAGACCCGCATGCGGGCGAACTTCTTCCCCTTCACCGAACCCTCGGCCGAGGTCGACGTGTGGTTCCCGAACAAGAAGGGCGGCGCCGGCTGGATCGAGTGGGGTGGATGCGGCATGGTTCACCCGAACGTGCTCAAGGCCGTGGGCGTTGACCCGGAGGTCTACACCGGTTTCGCGTTCGGCATGGGCCTGGAGCGCACACTGCAGTTCCGCAACGGCCTGTCCGACATGCGCGACATGGTGGAGGGCGACGTCCGCTTCACCCTGCCTTTCGGCATCCAGAAGTAA